One segment of Brassica napus cultivar Da-Ae chromosome C3, Da-Ae, whole genome shotgun sequence DNA contains the following:
- the LOC106450186 gene encoding cyclin-dependent protein kinase inhibitor SMR10 encodes MGFSDAGICLSDQKNLGETEIGLLRVPSIGFSDRSVQVFRPDQDLETKVRELTNCSHEGVKNEEEEELCKTPTRLDQILPNIPNICPPAPRKPKGIQSRSLKVRDSYKSRRMIILNVSREIDCMFHSASLGNKIKKARHI; translated from the coding sequence ATGGGTTTCTCGGACGCTGGAATTTGTCTCTCCGATCAAAAGAATCTCGGCGAAACCGAAATAGGGCTCCTTCGTGTACCCTCTATAGGGTTTTCAGACCGAAGCGTTCAGGTATTCCGTCCAGATCAAGATCTTGAAACCAAAGTCCGAGAACTAACTAATTGCTCACATGAAGGAGTAaagaatgaggaagaagaagaattatGTAAGACTCCAACACGCCTGGACCAGATTCTCCCAAATATTCCAAATATTTGTCCGCCGGCGCCGAGGAAGCCTAAGGGAATCCAGTCAAGAAGCTTGAAGGTTCGAGATTCTTATAAAAGCAGGAGAATGATCATTCTGAATGTTTCTAGAGAGATTGATTGTATGTTTCATTCAGCATCTCTCGGTAACAAAATTAAGAAAGCCAGACATATTTGA
- the LOC106447284 gene encoding uncharacterized protein LOC106447284 isoform X7 yields MEDLRVSLQSPRHSFLQTVTGCFDSSSLMTVLTHSATQNTFPHSLHLPFVQGAESFLRLQVFKELISISLMDFRLTTSTSFNQGSLKNTCLRKGKKILEEKLISLKSSFLEERIGSQKLMFLIQMALSGFQLTEWNKQSSAKEVMHRTQRDMYVHERNNEEYTPLLHAQVHM; encoded by the exons ATGGAGGATCTCCGTGTTTCTCTTCAATCACCTAGACATTCTTTTCTACAAACCGTTACGGGATGCTTTGATTCATCTTCATTAATGACCGTCTTAACTCATTCGGCCACTCAAAACACGTTTCCTCATTCATTGCATCTTCCCTTTGTACAAGGAG CAGAGTCTTTCCTACGGCTTCAAGTTTTTAAGGAATTGATATCAATCTCGCTTATGGATTTCAGACTTACGACTTCCACTTCTTTCAATCAAG GGTCTTTAAAAAATACGTGTTTGCGGAAGGGGAAGAAGATTCTGGAGGAGAAATTGATAAGTTTGAAGTCAAGCTTTCTAGAAGAAAGAATTGGATCACAG AAATTGATGTTTCTCATTCAGATGGCTTTGTCTGGGTTTCAATTGACTGAATGGAATAAGCAGTCTTCTGCGAAGGAGGTCATGCACAGGACTCAAAGAGACATGTATGTTCATGAAAGAAACAATGAAG AATATACTCCACTACTGCACGCACAGGTTCACATGTAA
- the LOC106447284 gene encoding uncharacterized protein LOC106447284 isoform X9, whose amino-acid sequence MEDLRVSLQSPRHSFLQTVTGCFDSSSLMTVLTHSATQNTFPHSLHLPFVQGAESFLRLQVFKELISISLMDFRLTTSTSFNQGSLKNTCLRKGKKILEEKLISLKSSFLEERIGSQKLMFLIQMALSGFQLTEWNKQSSAKEVMHRTQRDMYVHERNNEGSHVRL is encoded by the exons ATGGAGGATCTCCGTGTTTCTCTTCAATCACCTAGACATTCTTTTCTACAAACCGTTACGGGATGCTTTGATTCATCTTCATTAATGACCGTCTTAACTCATTCGGCCACTCAAAACACGTTTCCTCATTCATTGCATCTTCCCTTTGTACAAGGAG CAGAGTCTTTCCTACGGCTTCAAGTTTTTAAGGAATTGATATCAATCTCGCTTATGGATTTCAGACTTACGACTTCCACTTCTTTCAATCAAG GGTCTTTAAAAAATACGTGTTTGCGGAAGGGGAAGAAGATTCTGGAGGAGAAATTGATAAGTTTGAAGTCAAGCTTTCTAGAAGAAAGAATTGGATCACAG AAATTGATGTTTCTCATTCAGATGGCTTTGTCTGGGTTTCAATTGACTGAATGGAATAAGCAGTCTTCTGCGAAGGAGGTCATGCACAGGACTCAAAGAGACATGTATGTTCATGAAAGAAACAATGAAG GTTCACATGTAAGGCTTTGA
- the LOC106447284 gene encoding uncharacterized protein LOC106447284 isoform X1 encodes MEDLRVSLQSPRHSFLQTVTGCFDSSSLMTVLTHSATQNTFPHSLHLPFVQGAESFLRLQVFKELISISLMDFRLTTSTSFNQGSLKNTCLRKGKKILEEKLISLKSSFLEERIGSQKLMFLIQMALSGFQLTEWNKQSSAKEVMHRTQRDMFTCKALTHSHWVAPVHQQRRAQRSSVFMFIVIIYHLSICV; translated from the exons ATGGAGGATCTCCGTGTTTCTCTTCAATCACCTAGACATTCTTTTCTACAAACCGTTACGGGATGCTTTGATTCATCTTCATTAATGACCGTCTTAACTCATTCGGCCACTCAAAACACGTTTCCTCATTCATTGCATCTTCCCTTTGTACAAGGAG CAGAGTCTTTCCTACGGCTTCAAGTTTTTAAGGAATTGATATCAATCTCGCTTATGGATTTCAGACTTACGACTTCCACTTCTTTCAATCAAG GGTCTTTAAAAAATACGTGTTTGCGGAAGGGGAAGAAGATTCTGGAGGAGAAATTGATAAGTTTGAAGTCAAGCTTTCTAGAAGAAAGAATTGGATCACAG AAATTGATGTTTCTCATTCAGATGGCTTTGTCTGGGTTTCAATTGACTGAATGGAATAAGCAGTCTTCTGCGAAGGAGGTCATGCACAGGACTCAAAGAGACAT GTTCACATGTAAGGCTTTGACCCACAGCCACTGGGTGGCGCCGGTCCATCAGCAGCGCCGAGCTCAAAGGTCAtctgtttttatgtttattgtcatcatatatcatttaagtATTTGTGTTTGA
- the LOC106447284 gene encoding uncharacterized protein LOC106447284 isoform X8, whose protein sequence is MEDLRVSLQSPRHSFLQTVTGCFDSSSLMTVLTHSATQNTFPHSLHLPFVQGAESFLRLQVFKELISISLMDFRLTTSTSFNQGSLKNTCLRKGKKILEEKLISLKSSFLEERIGSQSSAKEVMHRTQRDMFTCKALTHSHWVAPVHQQRRAQRSSVFMFIVIIYHLSICV, encoded by the exons ATGGAGGATCTCCGTGTTTCTCTTCAATCACCTAGACATTCTTTTCTACAAACCGTTACGGGATGCTTTGATTCATCTTCATTAATGACCGTCTTAACTCATTCGGCCACTCAAAACACGTTTCCTCATTCATTGCATCTTCCCTTTGTACAAGGAG CAGAGTCTTTCCTACGGCTTCAAGTTTTTAAGGAATTGATATCAATCTCGCTTATGGATTTCAGACTTACGACTTCCACTTCTTTCAATCAAG GGTCTTTAAAAAATACGTGTTTGCGGAAGGGGAAGAAGATTCTGGAGGAGAAATTGATAAGTTTGAAGTCAAGCTTTCTAGAAGAAAGAATTGGATCACAG TCTTCTGCGAAGGAGGTCATGCACAGGACTCAAAGAGACAT GTTCACATGTAAGGCTTTGACCCACAGCCACTGGGTGGCGCCGGTCCATCAGCAGCGCCGAGCTCAAAGGTCAtctgtttttatgtttattgtcatcatatatcatttaagtATTTGTGTTTGA
- the LOC106447284 gene encoding uncharacterized protein LOC106447284 isoform X4: protein MEDLRVSLQSPRHSFLQTVTGCFDSSSLMTVLTHSATQNTFPHSLHLPFVQGAESFLRLQVFKELISISLMDFRLTTSTSFNQGSLKNTCLRKGKKILEEKLISLKSSFLEERIGSQMALSGFQLTEWNKQSSAKEVMHRTQRDMFTCKALTHSHWVAPVHQQRRAQRSSVFMFIVIIYHLSICV, encoded by the exons ATGGAGGATCTCCGTGTTTCTCTTCAATCACCTAGACATTCTTTTCTACAAACCGTTACGGGATGCTTTGATTCATCTTCATTAATGACCGTCTTAACTCATTCGGCCACTCAAAACACGTTTCCTCATTCATTGCATCTTCCCTTTGTACAAGGAG CAGAGTCTTTCCTACGGCTTCAAGTTTTTAAGGAATTGATATCAATCTCGCTTATGGATTTCAGACTTACGACTTCCACTTCTTTCAATCAAG GGTCTTTAAAAAATACGTGTTTGCGGAAGGGGAAGAAGATTCTGGAGGAGAAATTGATAAGTTTGAAGTCAAGCTTTCTAGAAGAAAGAATTGGATCACAG ATGGCTTTGTCTGGGTTTCAATTGACTGAATGGAATAAGCAGTCTTCTGCGAAGGAGGTCATGCACAGGACTCAAAGAGACAT GTTCACATGTAAGGCTTTGACCCACAGCCACTGGGTGGCGCCGGTCCATCAGCAGCGCCGAGCTCAAAGGTCAtctgtttttatgtttattgtcatcatatatcatttaagtATTTGTGTTTGA
- the LOC106447284 gene encoding uncharacterized protein LOC106447284 isoform X2: protein MEDLRVSLQSPRHSFLQTVTGCFDSSSLMTVLTHSATQNTFPHSLHLPFVQGESFLRLQVFKELISISLMDFRLTTSTSFNQGSLKNTCLRKGKKILEEKLISLKSSFLEERIGSQKLMFLIQMALSGFQLTEWNKQSSAKEVMHRTQRDMFTCKALTHSHWVAPVHQQRRAQRSSVFMFIVIIYHLSICV, encoded by the exons ATGGAGGATCTCCGTGTTTCTCTTCAATCACCTAGACATTCTTTTCTACAAACCGTTACGGGATGCTTTGATTCATCTTCATTAATGACCGTCTTAACTCATTCGGCCACTCAAAACACGTTTCCTCATTCATTGCATCTTCCCTTTGTACAAGGAG AGTCTTTCCTACGGCTTCAAGTTTTTAAGGAATTGATATCAATCTCGCTTATGGATTTCAGACTTACGACTTCCACTTCTTTCAATCAAG GGTCTTTAAAAAATACGTGTTTGCGGAAGGGGAAGAAGATTCTGGAGGAGAAATTGATAAGTTTGAAGTCAAGCTTTCTAGAAGAAAGAATTGGATCACAG AAATTGATGTTTCTCATTCAGATGGCTTTGTCTGGGTTTCAATTGACTGAATGGAATAAGCAGTCTTCTGCGAAGGAGGTCATGCACAGGACTCAAAGAGACAT GTTCACATGTAAGGCTTTGACCCACAGCCACTGGGTGGCGCCGGTCCATCAGCAGCGCCGAGCTCAAAGGTCAtctgtttttatgtttattgtcatcatatatcatttaagtATTTGTGTTTGA
- the LOC106447284 gene encoding uncharacterized protein LOC106447284 isoform X5 yields MEDLRVSLQSPRHSFLQTVTGCFDSSSLMTVLTHSATQNTFPHSLHLPFVQGESFLRLQVFKELISISLMDFRLTTSTSFNQGSLKNTCLRKGKKILEEKLISLKSSFLEERIGSQMALSGFQLTEWNKQSSAKEVMHRTQRDMFTCKALTHSHWVAPVHQQRRAQRSSVFMFIVIIYHLSICV; encoded by the exons ATGGAGGATCTCCGTGTTTCTCTTCAATCACCTAGACATTCTTTTCTACAAACCGTTACGGGATGCTTTGATTCATCTTCATTAATGACCGTCTTAACTCATTCGGCCACTCAAAACACGTTTCCTCATTCATTGCATCTTCCCTTTGTACAAGGAG AGTCTTTCCTACGGCTTCAAGTTTTTAAGGAATTGATATCAATCTCGCTTATGGATTTCAGACTTACGACTTCCACTTCTTTCAATCAAG GGTCTTTAAAAAATACGTGTTTGCGGAAGGGGAAGAAGATTCTGGAGGAGAAATTGATAAGTTTGAAGTCAAGCTTTCTAGAAGAAAGAATTGGATCACAG ATGGCTTTGTCTGGGTTTCAATTGACTGAATGGAATAAGCAGTCTTCTGCGAAGGAGGTCATGCACAGGACTCAAAGAGACAT GTTCACATGTAAGGCTTTGACCCACAGCCACTGGGTGGCGCCGGTCCATCAGCAGCGCCGAGCTCAAAGGTCAtctgtttttatgtttattgtcatcatatatcatttaagtATTTGTGTTTGA
- the LOC106447284 gene encoding uncharacterized protein LOC106447284 isoform X3, with the protein MEDLRVSLQSPRHSFLQTVTGCFDSSSLMTVLTHSATQNTFPHSLHLPFVQGAESFLRLQVFKELISISLMDFRLTTSTSFNQGSLKNTCLRKGKKILEEKLISLKSSFLEERIGSQKLMFLIQMALSGFQLTEWNKQSSAKEVMHRTQRDMFTCKALTHSHWVAPVHQQRRAQRQLKDANEVKNLTFVT; encoded by the exons ATGGAGGATCTCCGTGTTTCTCTTCAATCACCTAGACATTCTTTTCTACAAACCGTTACGGGATGCTTTGATTCATCTTCATTAATGACCGTCTTAACTCATTCGGCCACTCAAAACACGTTTCCTCATTCATTGCATCTTCCCTTTGTACAAGGAG CAGAGTCTTTCCTACGGCTTCAAGTTTTTAAGGAATTGATATCAATCTCGCTTATGGATTTCAGACTTACGACTTCCACTTCTTTCAATCAAG GGTCTTTAAAAAATACGTGTTTGCGGAAGGGGAAGAAGATTCTGGAGGAGAAATTGATAAGTTTGAAGTCAAGCTTTCTAGAAGAAAGAATTGGATCACAG AAATTGATGTTTCTCATTCAGATGGCTTTGTCTGGGTTTCAATTGACTGAATGGAATAAGCAGTCTTCTGCGAAGGAGGTCATGCACAGGACTCAAAGAGACAT GTTCACATGTAAGGCTTTGACCCACAGCCACTGGGTGGCGCCGGTCCATCAGCAGCGCCGAGCTCAAAG GCAGTTAAAAGAC GCTAATGAAGTCAAGAATCTAACGTTTGTCACTTAG
- the LOC106447284 gene encoding uncharacterized protein LOC106447284 isoform X10 — protein sequence MEDLRVSLQSPRHSFLQTVTGCFDSSSLMTVLTHSATQNTFPHSLHLPFVQGAESFLRLQVFKELISISLMDFRLTTSTSFNQGSLKNTCLRKGKKILEEKLISLKSSFLEERIGSQMALSGFQLTEWNKQSSAKEVMHRTQRDMYVHERNNEGSHVRL from the exons ATGGAGGATCTCCGTGTTTCTCTTCAATCACCTAGACATTCTTTTCTACAAACCGTTACGGGATGCTTTGATTCATCTTCATTAATGACCGTCTTAACTCATTCGGCCACTCAAAACACGTTTCCTCATTCATTGCATCTTCCCTTTGTACAAGGAG CAGAGTCTTTCCTACGGCTTCAAGTTTTTAAGGAATTGATATCAATCTCGCTTATGGATTTCAGACTTACGACTTCCACTTCTTTCAATCAAG GGTCTTTAAAAAATACGTGTTTGCGGAAGGGGAAGAAGATTCTGGAGGAGAAATTGATAAGTTTGAAGTCAAGCTTTCTAGAAGAAAGAATTGGATCACAG ATGGCTTTGTCTGGGTTTCAATTGACTGAATGGAATAAGCAGTCTTCTGCGAAGGAGGTCATGCACAGGACTCAAAGAGACATGTATGTTCATGAAAGAAACAATGAAG GTTCACATGTAAGGCTTTGA
- the LOC106447284 gene encoding uncharacterized protein LOC106447284 isoform X11 — MEDLRVSLQSPRHSFLQTVTGCFDSSSLMTVLTHSATQNTFPHSLHLPFVQGESFLRLQVFKELISISLMDFRLTTSTSFNQGSLKNTCLRKGKKILEEKLISLKSSFLEERIGSQMALSGFQLTEWNKQSSAKEVMHRTQRDMYVHERNNEGSHVRL; from the exons ATGGAGGATCTCCGTGTTTCTCTTCAATCACCTAGACATTCTTTTCTACAAACCGTTACGGGATGCTTTGATTCATCTTCATTAATGACCGTCTTAACTCATTCGGCCACTCAAAACACGTTTCCTCATTCATTGCATCTTCCCTTTGTACAAGGAG AGTCTTTCCTACGGCTTCAAGTTTTTAAGGAATTGATATCAATCTCGCTTATGGATTTCAGACTTACGACTTCCACTTCTTTCAATCAAG GGTCTTTAAAAAATACGTGTTTGCGGAAGGGGAAGAAGATTCTGGAGGAGAAATTGATAAGTTTGAAGTCAAGCTTTCTAGAAGAAAGAATTGGATCACAG ATGGCTTTGTCTGGGTTTCAATTGACTGAATGGAATAAGCAGTCTTCTGCGAAGGAGGTCATGCACAGGACTCAAAGAGACATGTATGTTCATGAAAGAAACAATGAAG GTTCACATGTAAGGCTTTGA
- the LOC106447284 gene encoding uncharacterized protein LOC106447284 isoform X6: protein MEDLRVSLQSPRHSFLQTVTGCFDSSSLMTVLTHSATQNTFPHSLHLPFVQGAESFLRLQVFKELISISLMDFRLTTSTSFNQGSLKNTCLRKGKKILEEKLISLKSSFLEERIGSQMALSGFQLTEWNKQSSAKEVMHRTQRDMFTCKALTHSHWVAPVHQQRRAQRQLKDVS, encoded by the exons ATGGAGGATCTCCGTGTTTCTCTTCAATCACCTAGACATTCTTTTCTACAAACCGTTACGGGATGCTTTGATTCATCTTCATTAATGACCGTCTTAACTCATTCGGCCACTCAAAACACGTTTCCTCATTCATTGCATCTTCCCTTTGTACAAGGAG CAGAGTCTTTCCTACGGCTTCAAGTTTTTAAGGAATTGATATCAATCTCGCTTATGGATTTCAGACTTACGACTTCCACTTCTTTCAATCAAG GGTCTTTAAAAAATACGTGTTTGCGGAAGGGGAAGAAGATTCTGGAGGAGAAATTGATAAGTTTGAAGTCAAGCTTTCTAGAAGAAAGAATTGGATCACAG ATGGCTTTGTCTGGGTTTCAATTGACTGAATGGAATAAGCAGTCTTCTGCGAAGGAGGTCATGCACAGGACTCAAAGAGACAT GTTCACATGTAAGGCTTTGACCCACAGCCACTGGGTGGCGCCGGTCCATCAGCAGCGCCGAGCTCAAAG GCAGTTAAAAGACGTGAGTTGA